The genomic region CGCCGGCCGTCACCGACCCCAATCAGCCGGATCGCAGCAGTGACGGGATCGTCCGGACGCCGCTGATTATGACAACGGATCGAGGCAACAGTTGGACCGTCAGCAGTTCGTTCGATCTGATGTTCCCCGACCCGGACAAGCTCATGGCCAGATTCATCGAGGGTACCCAGCCCGTTCCGATGGGCTATCTGGTCACCGGGCGTTTCAAGAGCAGCTTCCCCGAAGGGATTGAGGTCGAAGTGGAAGCCGACGATCCCGACGAGGACGAAGAGTCCGACGAGCCGACGATGGTGACGAAGCGGGTCACGGGACTGACCGAGGCGTCGGCGGACTGCGCGGTGGCGGTGTTCAGCGATGTGGACTTCCTCAGCGACCAGATGGCCTACGCGAACTCGCTGTTCGGCAAGATGGTCGTCGGCGACAACAGCGCCCTACTGATGAACACGATCGAGGACCTGAGCGGCTCGGGCGATCTGATCTCGATTCGGTCGCGGGGCAACTACCGGCGGCCGTTCACCGTCGTCGATGAGATCGAGCGGCAGGCCGAACGGGAGACCGACGACGAGGTCGCCCTGATCAACGCGCAGATCGAGGGGTTCAACCTGGAGCTCCAGAATCTGGCGACCTCGGATCAGGCGGCCGAGCAGGAAGAGGTGATCGGCAGTTCGATCATCGAGAAGAGGCGTCAGTTGGAACTGAAGATTCGCGAGGCCCAGCGCCAGCTCCGCGAGGTCAACGCGCGCCGGCGGGAGCGAATCGAGCACCTGGGCGCCATACTGCGGCGTTTCAACATGGGTTTGGTTCCCGGCGTGATTATGTTGATCGCCCTGGTCCTGGGCCTTTGGCGCAGCTTCCGGCGGCGGCACTACATCAGCCACGCCAGTGACGCCTGAGATGGAGCATTGATGAGTGATGATCGATTATCGAGGCAAGGAGTCTGTGGATGAGCAACAAGAATCTTGGCATCCTGGCCGTTGTGGCTGCGATCATGGTGTTATGGGCGGTCGTTCAGTCGCGTCTGGCCCATCGCTCGCCCGGTGAGTCCTCGGGCCCGTCGTATCTGATCCAGGGTCTGGAGACGGCCCAGATCGCCAGCATCGTGGTGGGCCACGGCGACGATGCGGTCACGATCCAGCGCCGCGACCAACAATTCGCCGTGATCGAGAAGGCCGGCTACCCGGCCGATCCGAAGCGGATCAACGACCTGATCAACAAGTGCCTCGACATCAAGACGCTGGAATCGTATACGAGCAGTCCCAGAAACCATGAAGACCTCGAGGTGACCGAAGACAAGGCCCAGAACGTCGTCAAGTTCCTCAAGGCCGACGGCGCGGTCCTGACGGGGATCATCGTGGGCAAGGCCCTCGAAGGCGGGAAGGGCACGTACATCCGGCTGGCCTCGCAGGACAACGTCTACCTGGCCGAGAGCGTCCCGTACATCCGCACGACCGCCATCGACTACGTCAACCAGGAGATCGTCTCAGTCGAGCGCACCGATGTCAACTCGGTCCGGGTCACCACGCCGGACGGCTTCTATACCCTCAAGCCCACCCCGTCGGCCGACGGCGTCTTCATGGCGAACCTGCCCGACGGCAAGACATTGAAGGAAGCCGACGCCAGGAACGTTATCGGGGCGCTGAGCAGCCTGCGGTTTGACGACGTGAACACCCCGTCGGCTCTCGGCGAGCTGAGCTACGATTACCTGTACGTCTGCCGTCTCAATGACTCCACCGAGTACAGGCTGAGGATCGCCCGCAAAGACGGCAAGGCCTATCTCACCTGCGAGGCAGAGTTCACCGACAAGACCCCCGTCACCATGAAGCCGGGGCAGGTCGAGTCGCAGGAGGAACTCCAGAAGAAGGAGGCCAAGCTTCAGGCCCAGGAGCGCGCCCAGCGCTTCACCTTGCGGCACAGGGGCTGGGTCTACGAGATCCCCGAGTGGAAAGCGAACTCCCTGACGAAACCACAGGCCGACCTGCTGGAGGACAAGCTCGCCATATCTCCGCCGCCTGATGCGGACAGCCCTTCACTTCCAGCGATCGAAGCAGCCGACGAACCTGCGCCGGCAGCCGACCCCAACGCCGGGTGAGCGGGGAGCGCATGAAGATCGATCGTCTGATTCTTGGGGACTTCGAAACGAACTGCTATGTCGTCCGCGCGGACGAGTCGGCCCGGGACTGCGTCGTGATCGACACGGGGCTCGACAGCCGGGAGATGATGGCGTTTCTGGCCGAACACCGGCTGACGCCTGCGGCGGTGATCCTGACGCACGGCCATGTGGATCATATCGCGGGGCTGGCGGCGCTGCGGTCCGCGTTCCCACAGGTCAGGGTCTATATCCACAAGCTGGACGGGCCCATGCTGACCGATTCGCGGAGCAATCTGTCGCGGATGGCCATGATGCCCTTTACGACCGCCGCGGCCGACGTCCTTTTGGCCGACGGCGATACGATTGACGAGGCAGGCATCGTGCTGAAGGTCCTTCACACCCCGGGCCACACGCCGGGGGGGATCTGTCTCTATGCCGAGTCCGAAGGTGTTGTCTTTGCAGGAGATACCCTCTTTGCCGGCGGGATCGGACGGACCGATTTCCCCGGCGGCGACACCGAGCAGTTGCTCGACAGCATCCGGGCCAAGCTCTTTGTTCTGCCCGATCCGACGGCGGTCCACCCGGGCCATGCCATGCGAACGACCATCGGCCGCGAGAAGGCCTCGAACCCGTTTCTGACGCCGAATCCATGAAGAAAAAAGTGGAGATCGACCGTCGATCCCGGTATACTGACATTATCGGTACCGCCGCGTTTTTGGCGTATGCCTTCGCTGCGTCGCCCAGGAAGGGTGTGCGATGACGGTTAGCCTGCATCCCCACGCACGTGACCGCCTGGCGGAGCGTGGCGCGACCGAGGAAGAAGTGAAACTGGCCGTGGAAGCCGGGGAGCAGTTCGATGCGAAATTCGGTCGCGTTGGCTTTCGACGCAACGTACCGTTCAAGAAACGCTGGCGGGGCAAACGGTATGCGACCAAGCAGGTCGAGGCCTATGCGATCCGGCGGCTTGACGGCTGGCTGGTCATTTCGGTAGTTACGAGGTATTTCTGATGGATTGGAAAGGTCCGGCGGAATGAAGTTTACGTACGATCCCCGCTACAACGTCGGCTATATCCGTTTCAAGAACAAGAAGCGGGACGCCGAGTCCATCAAGCTCAGTGAGGAACTGGTGATCGATCTGGCCCCCGATGGGACTGTCTATGGCATCGAGTTGCTCAACGCCAACGATCAGATGCAGCGTGACGACAGCGGGCAGTTCGCCGTGATCAACGAGGAGACCGGCGAAGAGACCAAATTTGCCCTGCAACTGAAGAAGGCCAGGCGGAAATCGCGCAAAGCATCCGCTTCCGCCCGTTCCAAGCGCCGGCCGCCCGGCCCGTAGGTCCCGGCATCGCCTGCCGCACCGGCCTGGCTCCAGAAACGCGCAAAGAACGCTTAGTGCTCCTCTTACAGTATGATTTCCACGACGAACGCATGGCTTGAGCTGGAGATGCGTGCCCCATGGGGTGGAAAAATAGGCAAAGTGCCTCTTGCGTAATTTGCGCATTTGGTGTAGAATACCTGCTTGGCTCTGAATGTGGCACGCCGCCATGGATGGGGATGGATTGAACGGGTGATCTGCCCGGAACCAGGGGATGGGGCGGGGCGGATGGGTGCAGGGTACGCGAGGAGTCGGGATGAAGGGGTTCAGCAAGTCGTGCCGGACAGGCGCCGTGGTCCTGGGGGTGGTTATTTGCGTATTGGCCTCCGCTTCGCGCGGAGACGTCATTCCTCTTACGAACGGTGTGCCCGTCAGCGGCATTTCCGAGCGGGCAGCAAACCCGCGATTCTACGCGATCGTGGTCCCCGAAGGGCAGGACGAACTGGTCATATCGATCGGCGGCGGCTCTGGCGATTGCGATCTTTACGTACGCAGAGGTGCAATCCCCACGACGTCCGTCTACGACCATTGGCCGTGGAAGGTGGGCAACGACGAGAGCGTCACGATTGCCCCCCCGGAGGCGGGGACCTGGTACATCATGCTGTGGGGCTATGAGGACTACTCCGGCCTGACGCTCCAGGCCACCTATTCCTGCGGCGGGACGGCTGTTGCCCTGACCAACGGCGTGCCCATTCCGGGACTGTCAGGAGCAATCGACAGCGAGCGGGTCTATCAGATCACGGTGCCCGCCGGCAGATCCGAACTGGAGATCAGCATCGCCGGAGGGACCGGAGACTGCGATCTCTACGTGCGAAGGGACGCGGCACCGACGACGGCGCTCTACGACTATCGCCCGTTTCTCTCCGGCAACAACGAGTTGGTCATCATCGAGGACCCGGCCGCTGGGACCTGGTATATCATGCTCAAGGGCTGCCGGGCCTATACCGATGTGACGCTCCTGGCCGCGGCGTCGCGTACCGCGTATGCCTCCGTCGCGATCGCCGGGCACGGCGACCTGCGCATCAACTGGGTGCCCCATATTTATCCCGCGGACATCTGCATCGACACGGGACTGTGGCCTGCGGTCACGGTAGAAGGGCCTCTCGGCGAGGCGGACACAAGAGACTCCGAGCACACGATGTACTGGAGTACCGTGGACTACGCCACGAATCCGAGGACGACGATCACCGCCAATTTCGACGTCAGTCTGGATCTGTTTGCGGGGAATCCCGGCGATGCCGCCTCTGCGGAGTACTGGATTCGGCTTGAACTGTTCGGGATCTACGGAACCGTGATCGACTTCGATGAGGTTCGTGTGGAACCGGTCGAGATCGCCGATGGAGCCGGATATGCGGATGTCATGGCGGTTTCGCTGTCCGTGACGACGCCCCCGCAGATCGTCGATACCGTCAATAACTCGCAGCTCTATCTGCGCGCCTACGCAAAGGCTGAGGCGTTTACGGCGGCGGCGCCGGACGAACGGGACGCCGACGGGGCGATCGCATTGACCCACGGTACGCTTCGCGGTGGATTGGCCGGCGAGGTCGGCAGTGTGAAGTACTACAAGATCGACGTGCCCGCCAAGCAGAGCCGGCTGGAGATCGCCACATCGGGCGGCGCCGGAGACGTCGATCTCTACGTTCGCAAGGGCCTAAAGCCGACCGCCACACAATGGGACTACCGCCCGCACCGGATCGGAAACGACGAAACCGTCGTGATCCCCAATCCCACGGCCGGGACGTATTTCATCATGCTCAGAGGCAACGAGGCGTACTCCAACGCGTGCCTGATGGCCGTTCTTGGAGACACCAAATAGCCGGTCCATTGCCCGGTCGGTCCGAATCGGCCCGATCTGACAGTTGCCGTGCGGCAAGGATCAGAACGTGTTGTAGTATTCCGGCCGACCGTCGTCGCTGTCGTAGCGCGCGTCGTCCTGACCATCGGCGTCGATGCGGATGCGTTCGATCCGCTCGGCCTGCCGGCTATTGCTGTCGATCGTGACCAGAATCCCGTTGACCCGCACATCTCCCGTGGCGATCTCGAAAGGAACCGGCATCTGGGTCCGAAAGGACTTCAGCACGCAATCGCTCTTGCGGCCGAGAACGGAGTCGTGCGCGCCGGTCATCCCGATGTCGCTGATGTAGGCGGTGCCCTTGGGCAGAACCTGCTCGTCGGCGGTGACGACGTGCGTGTGCGTTCCGAAGCAGCAGCTCGCGCGACCGTCGAGGTGATAGCCCATCGCGATTTTCTCGCTCGAGGCCTCGGCGTGGAAGTCCACCACGATGAGGTCCGCTTCCTTTTGAAGCCTGGGAATCCACTTGTCGGCCGCGGCGTAAGGGCAATCGGCCGGTTTCATGAACAGCCGCCCGATCAGCGTCAACACGCCCACCACCGGGCCCTTGGCGGTTCGATACAGCGCGGTGCCCCGGCCGGCGGCGTGCTCGGAGAAGTTCGCCGGCCGGCAGATGTTGTCGTTCCGTTCGAGGGTTTCGATGATGTCGCGCTTGCGAAAGGCATGGTCGCCGAGGCTGATGAGATTCACCCCGTAGCGCAGCAGCTTGTCGTAGATCTGGGGCGTGAGCCCCGATCCCCCGGCGGCATTCTCGGCGTTGGCGATCACGCAATCGACGGAGCGCTCACGCACGAAGCTCTTGAGCTTGTCGGCCAGGACACGCCGGCCCGGTCGGCCCACGATATCACCGATGCACAGTACGTTGAGCTTCATCGTTTCCTTCCGGCGACGACCTGGGCCCCGGGCCCGGTCCGCCGCTTATCTGGCGTATTCAATGCAGCGGACTTCCCGCAACAGCGTGATCTGGATCTCGCCGGGATAGGTCATCTCGTCTTCGACCTTCTTGGCGATGTCGCGGGCGACCTTCATTGCGGCCTCGTCGTCCACCTGGTCGGCGTTGGCGATCACGCGAATCTCTCGTCCGGCCTGAATCGCATAGGCGGTCTCCACGCCCTTGAAGCCGGTGGCGATTTCCTCGAGTTTCTCCAGCCTCTTGATATAGCGTTCGAGCGTTTCCCTTCGGGCGCCCGGCCGTGAGGCGCTGATCGCGTCGGCGGCCGCAACGAGGGGGGTGTAGGGATTGTCCGGCGGTATGTCGCCGTGGTGGCCGGCCACCGCGTTGAGGATGATCGGCGATTCGCTGAACCGCTTGAGGTAATTGGTCCCGATCACGGGGTGGCTTCCCTCGACGTCGTGATCGATCGCCTTGCCGATATCGTGGAGCAGTCCGGCCCGGCGGGCAATCGAGCCGTCCAGGCCCAGCTCGTCGGCCATGACCTGGCTGAGGAACGCAACCTCCACGCTGTGGCGAAGGACGTTCTGGCCGTAACTGGTGCGGTACGCCAGGGCGCCGAGAAGACTGATGATCTTGTTGGGCAGGCCCCGGACGTTGGTTTCGACCGCCGCGTCCTTGCCGATCTGAAGGACCTTGGCGTTCACGTCGTTGCGGGTCTGGGCGACCAGTTCCTCGATGCGGGACGGATGGATGCGGCCGTCCTGAATGAGCCGCTCCATCGACAGCCGGGCGACCTCACGCCGGACCGGGTTGAACCCGCTGACGACGACCATGCCCGGCGTGTCGTCAACGATCACATCGACCCCGGTGGCCTTTTCGAAGGCCCGGATGTTGCGACCTTCCCGGCCGATGATCCGCCCCTTCATGTCGTCGTTGGGGATGTCCACCGTCGAGACGGTCACCTCGCACGTCTGCTCGGCGGCGTAGCGCTGGATCGCGGTGCTCAGGACCTCCCGGCTCTTTACGTCGGCCAGTTCCTGCGCCTCCTCGACCTTCCGCTGGATCAGCGACGACATCTCGTGCTCGCACTCGTCCTCCAGACGCTTGAGCAGAAGCTGGCGGGCCTCCTCGATGTCCATCGCGGTGATTTTGAGCAACTGGTTCTTCTGCTGGGCGATCAGGACCGAAAGCTGTTTGTCTTTCAGTTCCGTATTGCGAAACCGCCGCTCGACGTCCTGTTCCTGCTTCTTGAGGGCCTGTTCCTGTTTCTGGAGCAGGTCCGTCTGGCGGTCGAGGGCGTCTTCGCGCTTCGAGAGACGCATCTCGTTTTCCCGCAACTCGGCCCGAATCTGGTTCGCCTCGGCGGTGAATTGTTCCTTTTTCTTGATGGCCTCGGCCGCGGCTTCGATCTGGGCGGACTTGATGATGTTCTCCGCTTCTCTTTTGGCCCCGTCGATCTGTCTCTGAAGGTCCTCCTCGATGGTCCGTTTCCGGGTGCGGGCGATCATCTGGTGGACAACGATGCAGAGGCAGACACCAAGAATGAAAGCGAGCAGAGATGCGATACCGGCCTGAAGGGTGAGCACCTGCATCAAGATGGCGTCCATATTCCCTACCTTTCCATACCACAGTGTTGACTGAGAACATTCGCTGCGGACGCTGTGCAGGCCGATGGCAGGGAAAGCTTCAAAGAGACAGCAGTGAAGTGCGAAACCTTACGGTTAGAGGCAAACGATCAGCGCGACGCGACCCGGAAGGCTCGCAGGTCCGGCGTCCTCGGGCGTTGTAGCAGCCGCAAGACCCGGTTTTTCGCTGACGCTGTCCTCAAATCTCTAACTCCCTCGCTGAAACGCGATTGCTGGCCGCGAGTCGATTTCGTTTCACTGGAAATCCACGCCCGACTGTCGCATTGGGTCCAATGAAACCGAGTGGGTTTCCATCGGAACACGGCTGCTCGAGCGTGTCTTTGCAACTTAAACTGCCATTCGAGGCGGATTGCGAAACGCCCGCCTCAGTTCGCTGCACCCGTGCAGCGAGTCGGTCAATGCTGCCAGAACGCGGGGCGATCCACGGCCCCATTCGTCCGCAGTTGCTAACATCATCGTCCAAGTTAGGGAATCGTTAAACCCCCGTCAACAAAAAAAACGGCGAAATCGCTGAAGCGGACAGGTTGTCCCCGTATCGGCCGGCCACCTCGTTGCCTTGCCCGGAGTTATCGGGCAGAGAGGGGAGAGGTTACGGCGCGGGCAACGGCCGGACGACGATGTCCTTGAACCGGATCCTGAGTTGGTCCGCCTTGTGAATCTGAAGGGCAATATGGCCCTTGAGACCCACGTTGTATCGCTGGTGCACGGCATCGTCGAGAACGCCGGCGCCGTCGTAATCGGTGACGAGAACGCCGTTGAGCCGGGCGGTGATCTGCGTTCCGACGGCGATGATCTCGAACGTGTTCCAGCCGGGACCCTCGTCGGCATAGTAGAAAACAAGGTCCGGGTTGGCCATCGCTTGATTGACCCATTGCCCCCTGGGGATATCGGGGTAGAGCCAGCGCGCCACGCCTCGCGTCTCATCCCACATCATTCCCGTTCGCCAGGGCCCCGGCGGATGGATGTCGATCTGGGGGCCGTCCAGCCACCCGGCCTGGTCGTCGTAGCGACTGCGAATCTGGACGCCGCTGTTGCCCGGGCTGTCGCGGTAGGCCTGGAACCGCAGACGCAGGGCGAAGTCGGCATACTCGCGGTCCGTGACCAGCCAGACGTAGTCGTGGCCTTTGTGGCCCATGGAGTCGGCCAGGATCGTTCCGTCGTCAACCGTCCAGAAGCCCGTGTCCCGGTCGGCGGGTTTGCACTTGACGGTCCACCCGGTCAGGTCGGCGCCGTTGAAGAGGGGTTGCCAACCCTCGTCCGCCGCCCGGTGGCCGTCGGTGCAGCCCAAGAGCCCGGCGACGGCCGCCAGCAGAAGAACGGGCGCCACGGAACGGACAAAGGGATGTGCGTGGTCTCGATGCTTCATGATCGCTGCTCCAGTGTGTTCCAAAACTTTCCGAAAAATCACTATAAAGCGTGATGCGGGATATTATAATACGCTTCGTGGATGCCGTATACGATCGAGTGGGAATCAATTCGAGGTTGTTCAGGAGTCTGTATGTCAGGTCATTCGCACTGGGCGGGAATCAAGCACAAGAAGGCGGCCAACGACGCCAAACGGGGCAAGACGTGGAGCAAAATTGCGCGAATGATCATCGTCGCGGCCAAGAACGGCGGCGACCCTGCGGCGAATCTGACGCTGCGCTACGCCATCGACAAGGCCAAAGCCGCCAACATGCCGAAGGACACGATCGAGAAGGCCATCAAGAAGGGCACGGGCGATCTCGGCGGCGTCAGCTACGAAGAGATTCTTTATGAGGGATACGGCCCCAGCGGTGTGGCGGTCATGGTCGAGGCCCTGACGGACAACCGCAACCGGACCGGTCCGGAGATCAAGCGGGTCTTCGAGAAGCACGGCGGTTCGCTCGGTACGACCGGATGCGTCAATTGGATGTTCGGCAAGAAGGGACTCATCACGGTCGGCGCCGCCAACGTTAATGAGGACGATCTGATGGAGCTGGCCTTGGGAGCCGGCGCCGACGACATGCAGCGCACCGGCGAGGTCTTTGAGATCACCTGCGATCCGAGCGCCTACGAGGAACTGAAAAAGACACTGGATGCCAAGAAGATCCCGATCGAGGTGGCCGAGATCTCGATGGTGCCGCAGAACACGGTCGAGATCGATAACGCCGCGGTGGCCAGGCGGGTGATCGCCATGATGGAGGCGTTCGACGATCACGAGGACGTCCAGAACGCTTACGCGAATTTCGATATCCCCGAGGAGATCATGGCCGACGTCTCATAGAGGCCGGGTGACGGCGGCAGGTCACCTGCCAAGTTCCTCGGCCCGCCGGCGGGCCAGTTCATAATTCTCCTGTCCGAGCCGACTGACCGGCGACGTCCGTTCCGGATACATCCGTCGGAATTGCTCGCGGAACGCATCCTCGATCTCGACGGCTTTCCGGTAATGTCTCAATGCGCCGTCGGTGTCGCCCAGCCGCTCGGCGACCTGGGCGAGCCGCAGTTGCAGTCGGCCGGAACCCGGATAGCGATCGGCGGCTTCGGCATACCGCCGCTGCGCCTCTTCATACTGTCCCGCCAGCGTGGCGACGTCGCCGGCCCTCTCGTAGTGCTTGTAGTCGGCAGGGTCCCTCTCCATCGCCTTGCGAAGATTCTCGGCGGCCTTTTCAAGCAGCGGCGCTTGTCCGGCGGCGGCCCGTTGCAGATACAGGCGGCCGTTGATACTTGGCGCCGTCGCAGACAATGGATCGAGTGCCGCGGCCGCGTCGAGAAGGGCATGAGCCCGATCGAACCGTCCGACGGCCGCTGCCCGGCGGCCTTGTTCGGTCCGTGCGATCGCTCCGTACACCGGACGCCAGACGAAGTGAATGTACGCTCCCAGGAGCACAAGGCCCACAAGCGGCGCGATCCATCGCAACGGCCTGGCGGTCGGAAGGGCGACGGACGCAAGAGGTTGTGGCCGATGGCCCAAGGCGATGAAGCAGGCCATCACGGTCCACAGCGTGGACCAGACGCCCGGCTCGAAGATGGCGAAGTCCACGAGGTTGTGTACGAGAACGCCGGCGACGGCGCAACCCAGCGCCGCGCGCACGGTCGCCACACGAGCGAGGTCCGATTCATCGGACCGCCGTTGCGGCCCCGCAGCGAAGAGGAAGAAGCCGATCAGGAACGCGGCCGCGGGTGCCAAATACAATGCCGCGATTTCATAGAGGAGCACCTCGACGTCACCGCCCCAGGAAGCGGGGATCAGCAGGGGTCTGAGCAGCAGAAACGACGCGGACACGGCCCACAGCATGACGATGGCCGGCGACCCGGCCCCCGTGGTGCGGTCGCCGCAGGGTGCCGGCTCTGCGGCAGCGCGGACCGTGGCGCGATAGAGAGGGATGACGATCATGGCCAGAAAGCCCAGCAGGCCGAGCGGCCCGCACTGCGCCAGCAGACTCAGCGGAAAATTGTGCGGGTCCGACACCGACTCGGGCGCCGAAGCCGGCTTGTAGCGTGTGTAATTCTGCGCGAAGTTGCCCAGCCCGATCCCGGCGACGGGGTGGTCGGCCACCATCTGCGCGGTGGCGTGCCAGTATTGCCATCGGACCAGCATGGAATTGCCACCGGGCAGTCGTCCGTGTCGCAGGCCGTACGAGACGGCCATACTGCCGACCGCCAGCGATACGACCAGAAGGGTCGCCGCCGAGACGATCCAGGCCGCTCGGCGGTGTTCCGCAAGCCGCCTTCGCAGCAGCGCCAGCAGGGCGAACAGAGCCGCCGCAATGACGAACGCCAGGATGCCTCCCTTGCTTCGCGTCAGGGCCAGTCCGGCCAGGATGAGGAGCATCGCGACGATCGGATACCAGCGGCAACGCGATCGCGGCGCCTCCCCCGCATCCGTCCGACGCTGTGACAGCAGCAGGGCAAGGCCGGCGAACGCGGCCAGCATGGCAAACGACGCGGCCGAGTTGCCCGTCGTGAAGAAGCCGCGAATGCCCTGCGAGTACAGCCGGTGCTCGAAAAGGAAATGCTGGAAGGTCCCCGGTTCGATGCCGAGCGGCCCGAGCAGCATCTCCGGGGACTTCTCGTACTGCTCGATGGTGATTGCGTTGCTCATGAGAAACTGCTCGGCGCACTGGTAG from Anaerobaca lacustris harbors:
- a CDS encoding TIGR00282 family metallophosphoesterase; amino-acid sequence: MKLNVLCIGDIVGRPGRRVLADKLKSFVRERSVDCVIANAENAAGGSGLTPQIYDKLLRYGVNLISLGDHAFRKRDIIETLERNDNICRPANFSEHAAGRGTALYRTAKGPVVGVLTLIGRLFMKPADCPYAAADKWIPRLQKEADLIVVDFHAEASSEKIAMGYHLDGRASCCFGTHTHVVTADEQVLPKGTAYISDIGMTGAHDSVLGRKSDCVLKSFRTQMPVPFEIATGDVRVNGILVTIDSNSRQAERIERIRIDADGQDDARYDSDDGRPEYYNTF
- a CDS encoding YebC/PmpR family DNA-binding transcriptional regulator, with protein sequence MSGHSHWAGIKHKKAANDAKRGKTWSKIARMIIVAAKNGGDPAANLTLRYAIDKAKAANMPKDTIEKAIKKGTGDLGGVSYEEILYEGYGPSGVAVMVEALTDNRNRTGPEIKRVFEKHGGSLGTTGCVNWMFGKKGLITVGAANVNEDDLMELALGAGADDMQRTGEVFEITCDPSAYEELKKTLDAKKIPIEVAEISMVPQNTVEIDNAAVARRVIAMMEAFDDHEDVQNAYANFDIPEEIMADVS
- a CDS encoding DUF2283 domain-containing protein: MKFTYDPRYNVGYIRFKNKKRDAESIKLSEELVIDLAPDGTVYGIELLNANDQMQRDDSGQFAVINEETGEETKFALQLKKARRKSRKASASARSKRRPPGP
- a CDS encoding O-antigen ligase family protein; its protein translation is MARTPTDTSPTQRRSSGAVALALLGLCLSLLALRTTYTEAPVPQSLALPGNVDDAVYSLTVSGLLIFALVFWLLWQVRFGRAVYRVTGIEIGLVLFLLAAAVSTFGASDKRQAINHAIMLAAPACAAVLLVQVLDGAAKVRAVLLIVAALGVVSAYQCAEQFLMSNAITIEQYEKSPEMLLGPLGIEPGTFQHFLFEHRLYSQGIRGFFTTGNSAASFAMLAAFAGLALLLSQRRTDAGEAPRSRCRWYPIVAMLLILAGLALTRSKGGILAFVIAAALFALLALLRRRLAEHRRAAWIVSAATLLVVSLAVGSMAVSYGLRHGRLPGGNSMLVRWQYWHATAQMVADHPVAGIGLGNFAQNYTRYKPASAPESVSDPHNFPLSLLAQCGPLGLLGFLAMIVIPLYRATVRAAAEPAPCGDRTTGAGSPAIVMLWAVSASFLLLRPLLIPASWGGDVEVLLYEIAALYLAPAAAFLIGFFLFAAGPQRRSDESDLARVATVRAALGCAVAGVLVHNLVDFAIFEPGVWSTLWTVMACFIALGHRPQPLASVALPTARPLRWIAPLVGLVLLGAYIHFVWRPVYGAIARTEQGRRAAAVGRFDRAHALLDAAAALDPLSATAPSINGRLYLQRAAAGQAPLLEKAAENLRKAMERDPADYKHYERAGDVATLAGQYEEAQRRYAEAADRYPGSGRLQLRLAQVAERLGDTDGALRHYRKAVEIEDAFREQFRRMYPERTSPVSRLGQENYELARRRAEELGR
- a CDS encoding 3-keto-disaccharide hydrolase yields the protein MKHRDHAHPFVRSVAPVLLLAAVAGLLGCTDGHRAADEGWQPLFNGADLTGWTVKCKPADRDTGFWTVDDGTILADSMGHKGHDYVWLVTDREYADFALRLRFQAYRDSPGNSGVQIRSRYDDQAGWLDGPQIDIHPPGPWRTGMMWDETRGVARWLYPDIPRGQWVNQAMANPDLVFYYADEGPGWNTFEIIAVGTQITARLNGVLVTDYDGAGVLDDAVHQRYNVGLKGHIALQIHKADQLRIRFKDIVVRPLPAP
- a CDS encoding DUF4340 domain-containing protein gives rise to the protein MSNKNLGILAVVAAIMVLWAVVQSRLAHRSPGESSGPSYLIQGLETAQIASIVVGHGDDAVTIQRRDQQFAVIEKAGYPADPKRINDLINKCLDIKTLESYTSSPRNHEDLEVTEDKAQNVVKFLKADGAVLTGIIVGKALEGGKGTYIRLASQDNVYLAESVPYIRTTAIDYVNQEIVSVERTDVNSVRVTTPDGFYTLKPTPSADGVFMANLPDGKTLKEADARNVIGALSSLRFDDVNTPSALGELSYDYLYVCRLNDSTEYRLRIARKDGKAYLTCEAEFTDKTPVTMKPGQVESQEELQKKEAKLQAQERAQRFTLRHRGWVYEIPEWKANSLTKPQADLLEDKLAISPPPDADSPSLPAIEAADEPAPAADPNAG
- a CDS encoding MBL fold metallo-hydrolase, producing the protein MKIDRLILGDFETNCYVVRADESARDCVVIDTGLDSREMMAFLAEHRLTPAAVILTHGHVDHIAGLAALRSAFPQVRVYIHKLDGPMLTDSRSNLSRMAMMPFTTAAADVLLADGDTIDEAGIVLKVLHTPGHTPGGICLYAESEGVVFAGDTLFAGGIGRTDFPGGDTEQLLDSIRAKLFVLPDPTAVHPGHAMRTTIGREKASNPFLTPNP
- a CDS encoding PPC domain-containing protein, with protein sequence MKGFSKSCRTGAVVLGVVICVLASASRGDVIPLTNGVPVSGISERAANPRFYAIVVPEGQDELVISIGGGSGDCDLYVRRGAIPTTSVYDHWPWKVGNDESVTIAPPEAGTWYIMLWGYEDYSGLTLQATYSCGGTAVALTNGVPIPGLSGAIDSERVYQITVPAGRSELEISIAGGTGDCDLYVRRDAAPTTALYDYRPFLSGNNELVIIEDPAAGTWYIMLKGCRAYTDVTLLAAASRTAYASVAIAGHGDLRINWVPHIYPADICIDTGLWPAVTVEGPLGEADTRDSEHTMYWSTVDYATNPRTTITANFDVSLDLFAGNPGDAASAEYWIRLELFGIYGTVIDFDEVRVEPVEIADGAGYADVMAVSLSVTTPPQIVDTVNNSQLYLRAYAKAEAFTAAAPDERDADGAIALTHGTLRGGLAGEVGSVKYYKIDVPAKQSRLEIATSGGAGDVDLYVRKGLKPTATQWDYRPHRIGNDETVVIPNPTAGTYFIMLRGNEAYSNACLMAVLGDTK
- the rny gene encoding ribonuclease Y, translated to MDAILMQVLTLQAGIASLLAFILGVCLCIVVHQMIARTRKRTIEEDLQRQIDGAKREAENIIKSAQIEAAAEAIKKKEQFTAEANQIRAELRENEMRLSKREDALDRQTDLLQKQEQALKKQEQDVERRFRNTELKDKQLSVLIAQQKNQLLKITAMDIEEARQLLLKRLEDECEHEMSSLIQRKVEEAQELADVKSREVLSTAIQRYAAEQTCEVTVSTVDIPNDDMKGRIIGREGRNIRAFEKATGVDVIVDDTPGMVVVSGFNPVRREVARLSMERLIQDGRIHPSRIEELVAQTRNDVNAKVLQIGKDAAVETNVRGLPNKIISLLGALAYRTSYGQNVLRHSVEVAFLSQVMADELGLDGSIARRAGLLHDIGKAIDHDVEGSHPVIGTNYLKRFSESPIILNAVAGHHGDIPPDNPYTPLVAAADAISASRPGARRETLERYIKRLEKLEEIATGFKGVETAYAIQAGREIRVIANADQVDDEAAMKVARDIAKKVEDEMTYPGEIQITLLREVRCIEYAR